In one Mucilaginibacter ginsenosidivorax genomic region, the following are encoded:
- the rseP gene encoding RIP metalloprotease RseP: MSIVIMVGQLVLGLSILIILHELGHFLTARAFGIKVDKFYLFFDAWNISLFKFTYKGVEYGIGWLPLGGYVKIAGMIDESMDTDQMAGPPQPWEFRSKPAWQRLIVMLGGVTVNIILGIVIFWILTIRFGESYIPNASAKFGIVPGVVGKKIGLLPGDKITAVNGKEIVRFDDLTSPKVLLENTVFTVVRGAQTLSITVPHTILNDLADHGIEEFISRVPRTKFSVDSVYGNAKKAGLQKGDSVVAVNGQPVVFFDEMQSQLAANKGKVVDLSVKRNNAILPLKAQVTADGTIGFARPKSDFPEVKTIKYGFFQSFPIGAARAISTFTDNAKGLGKIFKGDVKFNKAVSGPVAIANLFGGTIDWVHFWSLVGFLSMVLALMNLLPIPALDGGHAVFLIVEMIKGKPLSDKFLERAQIVGFVILVTLMVFVFGNDIVNKVMKK; the protein is encoded by the coding sequence ATGAGTATAGTGATCATGGTAGGCCAGCTTGTACTGGGCCTTTCAATTTTAATCATCCTGCACGAACTGGGGCACTTTTTAACGGCCCGGGCTTTCGGGATTAAAGTAGATAAATTTTATTTGTTTTTTGACGCATGGAATATCAGCCTGTTTAAGTTTACATATAAAGGTGTTGAATATGGCATTGGCTGGCTGCCTTTAGGTGGCTATGTTAAAATTGCCGGTATGATAGATGAATCGATGGATACCGACCAGATGGCCGGTCCGCCGCAGCCCTGGGAGTTCCGTTCAAAACCAGCATGGCAGCGTTTAATTGTAATGCTTGGCGGCGTTACAGTTAACATTATTTTAGGTATCGTTATATTTTGGATCCTGACTATCCGCTTCGGCGAAAGCTATATCCCTAACGCCAGCGCCAAATTTGGGATAGTACCCGGCGTGGTAGGTAAAAAAATAGGCTTATTGCCGGGCGATAAAATTACCGCTGTTAATGGTAAAGAAATTGTACGTTTTGACGATTTAACCAGCCCAAAAGTATTGCTCGAAAACACCGTATTCACCGTAGTGCGCGGAGCCCAAACATTAAGCATTACGGTACCGCATACCATATTAAATGATTTGGCCGATCATGGTATCGAAGAATTTATCAGCCGCGTACCACGTACCAAATTTTCTGTCGATTCTGTTTATGGTAATGCTAAAAAAGCAGGCCTGCAAAAAGGCGATAGCGTGGTGGCAGTAAACGGCCAACCAGTAGTATTTTTTGACGAGATGCAAAGCCAGCTTGCGGCAAACAAAGGTAAGGTGGTTGACCTGAGCGTAAAACGCAACAACGCCATTTTGCCATTAAAAGCCCAGGTAACCGCCGATGGTACTATTGGTTTTGCAAGGCCAAAAAGCGATTTCCCCGAAGTTAAGACCATAAAATACGGTTTCTTTCAATCTTTCCCCATCGGTGCAGCAAGGGCTATAAGTACCTTTACCGATAACGCCAAAGGCCTGGGCAAAATATTTAAAGGCGATGTTAAGTTTAACAAGGCTGTAAGCGGCCCGGTTGCCATAGCTAACCTGTTTGGCGGCACTATTGATTGGGTACACTTTTGGAGCCTGGTAGGCTTTTTATCAATGGTATTGGCGCTGATGAACCTGTTGCCTATCCCGGCACTTGACGGTGGCCATGCTGTATTCCTGATAGTGGAGATGATAAAAGGTAAACCACTGAGCGATAAGTTCCTGGAGCGCGCGCAAATTGTGGGCTTTGTAATACTGGTTACCCTGATGGTATTTGTTTTTGGAAACGATATTGTAAATAAGGTAATGAAGAAATAA